The Vibrio coralliirubri DNA window ATTCACAGAAAATTCAAAAACCACCCATTGAACGATCGTTCAAGTGGTGCTTTAATAAGTGACCAATACAAGGAGTTACCCCATGCTTAAGTTCTATTTTCACCAAACACCAAACCCAATGAAGATCGCTCTGTTTTTGGAAGAGACAGGTCTAGATTTTGAACTTGTTCCTGTCGATACCTTAAAGGGTGAGCAGCATTCACCGGAATATCGTTTGATCAATCCAAATGGCAAAACGCCTGCGATTGAAGATGAAGGACAACGTGTATTCGACTCTAATGCTATCCTGCTCTACCTATCTGAGAAAACAGGCAAGCTAGCTGGTCAGCCAGAAGACAGAGCCGAACTATTATCTTGGATGATGTTTATCGCAAGCGGTCTTGGTCCATACTCTGGCCAATCAGTACACTTCCGTCATGCTGCGCCAGCAGGCTTAGATTACGCGGTAAATCGTTATCTACGCGAAGCACAACGTCACTACGAAGTGTTAGAGAAACATATGGAAGGTCGTGAGTTTTTCGTCGGAAATGAGTACACCATCGTCGATGTCGCGGCATGGGGTTGGATTGATAAAGCACCAGTTGTGCTTGGTGAAGAAGGCTTAGAACCTTACCCGAATTTGAAGCGCTGGTTCGATGCAATCAACGCCCGCCCTGCTGCACTGCGTGCTCGCGAAATCGGCAAAGGCATTGAGTTTAAAACCGAACGTGATGAAGAGGCGCTTAGAGCGTTATTCCCGTCTAACTTCGCTGAATAGCAATAACAATAACAGTAACAAGAACTCTATTACCGACACTCACCAGTTAAGCGTTCAGAACATGAATACGAAGCTCAGTTCCGTGCTGAGCTGTATTGTCAAAACAGAGCTTGATTGGTGAGTTAAGCTCGCTCTTCAATCAAGTTCGCCTGTTATAAAGCTCGCATGTTATAAAGCGATTCTTATCTATTTCCTTTAAAGCCTTTAGAAGCAGTGCCGATTCTCGATTTCAAGCGTGTAGAAACAGACGTTGCGCGAATACGACCAACCACTGTCCAGAAAATTACGAATTGAGTAATGAGTAAGGTCAGCATCTTAAAAGGACCTCATTTCTAACGGCTTTGACTGCTTGGTTTTTCGCCTTTTATGGATATAAATAAACACTAACTTTATAACTATGATTGTCATGACAAACTCGATGATGAACAAAGGAGCGCTTATTCTACAAATTGAATGACATCAGACATCACAGAAGGCTTACATATCAGTTATAAAAATATAAACAAAAAATAAATTACTGCTTATCAATAACTTGTTACTAAAATTCATATCGACAAGGTTTATTGAAATCAAAAATGGCTTCTATTCATTTCTCGTATTATAAAACGATAATCGTTTGATGATGCGCACATTCAAGCAACTATGCACAATAACGGCTCATCACAATTGAGGTCGTTATGCCGAACTTTCTAGTCCACATTTTTAATACACTAAAGCAATATGATTTGCTGCTTGCCCTTGTATTTATTCTTGCCTATTGGCTTCTCAAGCGCTTTATTTCGACGACCGTTACCAACCTTGCACAAGTAAAGTCTGTCGCGACGACACGCACAATGTTCATCATTCGCTGCTTCAACATTTTCTCGTTCATACTGCTGTTTGCGACCTATATCATCGTCAGTGGGATTGGCTATGGGAACTTCACCATTTTCATCTCGTCCTTGGTGACGGTTTTTGGTGTCGCCTTCATCGCCCAATGGTCAATTCTGAGTAATATCACCGCGAGCTTTCTGATCTTCTTCGTATTCCCTTACCGAATTGGCGATTCAATAATTGTTGCAGATGGGGATGATATCGAAGGAAAGATCCTTGAGATTAAGATGTTTCATACTCTAATCAAGCACCCAAGCGGCAACCTAATTACTTATCCTAATTCTCTGCTGTTGCAGAAAAGCGTAACTAAAGTCTTAAAGAAGAACTCTCCACGTACAGAAAGGCCTCGGTAACCGAGGCCCTATCATGTAATAGAGAAACGAAACGCGCTAGTTAGGTTTCAGTTGCTGTTTCTAGTGCAACTGCTATTTCCAGTGCTGCTGCTAATTCTAGTGCTACCGCTAATTCTAGTGCTACCGCTTTTATCTGCTTTTAACTTTGACTATTTACCGTCGACATCGAGTTTAACACCCTGAAGTTGTTCAATCAGTTTGTCTAAATTACTGTCAAAGAACAACGGACCGGCTAGCGTCAATGCAATCGGTGAAGAAGTATTTTGCGTCGCTTGCAAATACAACTCTTTGGCGCCCATAGTGTTGCCACGCGCCTCTTCTGCTTTAGCCATTAAAAGGTAAGTCAGAGGCGTATGTTGATTGTAAGGAATCGACAACAAGATCTTTAACGCCTTATCAGGCTCACTTTGAGACAGCGCTAATATTGCGTTCGCTTCACAAACTCGAGGGTTATTTCCTCGCTTAAGAATGGCAGACAAAGACGAGGAATATTGCTCATTCAACGCCTTGATTCTAGGTTTAATATTTTCCTCATCTGTTGAGAAAACCGTCAGCACTTCACTTATGTAACTCACCGAAATAGCATAAGCGTTATCTGGAGCCAGCGCTCTGGCCTCTCGAAAATGCTTAAGCGCCATATCAAAATCCACGGTGCTGTAAGAAACCCCGGTCGCAGACATCAACGCCTTGACCGATTCTTTATCCTGAGGAAAAACAGAAATATTGCGCTGTAACTCTTCTTCAGGCACATCGATATACATAGCACGCAATAGATCGTCGATCATCGCAGCAAACGTCTCATGGAAACGAGCAAAGTTGGTGGAATAACGGCGGTTTAAATGCACGCCTCCCGACGCTCGGTTAACATACTTCACCAATAAACGAGTTTTCTTGCCGTCACTGCTTTTTGCCGTTGAGATATTAAACTCAATCGCGGCCAACTTCTTATGCTCATCAGACTTAACCACTCTGATATTGCTATAAAAACCAATATGTTCAATCAGCTTAATTACGATTCCATAAAGCTCGGGTTGCGCCTTAACCTCTTCCGTTACATTCAATACAACATAACGAAATTCATAATGACTTAATGAGTGAGCCGAGCTTGCTTGCGAAGGGCTTTGTTTGCTCTGAGAAAACCACATATATGATGATTGTAAAACAATGACAACGGCCAAAAACGCCAGTATGTAATGCAGCTTTCTACTTCTTGGAGAATTTTCTGATGGCTTTACATAGCCCTCTTCCCGGCCTTCTCTTTCGACAAGATCTTGGGTTTCAGGCGTTGATTGGCGTTCATTAACATCAAGCTGCTCAGTTTTTTGGAGAGCGGGTTTTTGGGGAGCTGTTTTCTGGAGATCAGGTTTTTGGAGCTCTACTTTCTCAACTCTCACTTCACCATCAAATCGGTAACCACGCTTTGGAACGGTAACAATATAACTGCTTGTCCTTTTACTGTGTGTTTTCAGAACTTTTCGTAGTTCAAATACCGCTTGGGTGACAACTTGGTCGGTTAATACACTGCCATTCCAAACCTCTTCAATTAACTCATCACGCGTATGAGTCAAACCCGGGTTCAAACATAAGAACTCAAGCAACTTAGTGAGGCGGTTATCAATCGTAATACACGAATCAGCAAACTGAATCTGCCCTTCGTTAGGCATAAACTGCCACTCATCTACGATAAAACTGATGTTTTTCTCAAGCATTCACGCTCACTCACTCTTTATGGCTCTTCTTATCGTCTAAACATAGCTTCAATCCAATGATTTTGCTGATAATTTCGACCGGTTGTGTGTGATTTTTCACAATTTTCGTTTCAGCCGACATCATTCAGAAGCATTTCCATAAAATTCACGGCGGTTATTGTCAAAACTCAGAGCAAGCAAAAATTAATACGAGCGACCCCAAAATTTTCTCAACAAAAATAGAGCCTAACTAACTGTAATAATTAACTTTATATTTTATTGATATTGAAGTTATGAAACTTTATGAACTGGTGAGCTTTACGTTATGTCAGCGAATCACAAAATCTGCATGATAGCTCCACACCGCAAGTGAGGGGCGACATGCAAACGAGAGAAAGGCATAACGTTCCCTGTAGTCACTTGCAATAAGGACATAAGAATTGATGTAGATACATCACCCGCTGAAGGATTAGGGAACATTAGTTAACCTTTATATTAAGAGCTTTAAACCATGAAACTGAACAAATTTATTCTTCCTATCGCTGCTATCTTCTTCGTAACTCAAGCAAGCGCTGACCCATATATTGGTGCTAGCTACCTATATTCTGAGTACCAAGCTGAAAGCGACAATACAGATTTCAGTGATGAGAATAGCGGCTACAGCCTTTACTTAGGCTACCAGATTAATGACCTACTATCGGTTGAAGCTGGATACGCGGATTTTGTTGATACACACAAAGACTTCGAACACATTTATTCAGATG harbors:
- a CDS encoding porin, producing the protein MKLNKFILPIAAIFFVTQASADPYIGASYLYSEYQAESDNTDFSDENSGYSLYLGYQINDLLSVEAGYADFVDTHKDFEHIYSDAWLASTKLTLPITIFDVYGRLGIGHFQSNLGDTDDIYYGVGTGVTLGPVRIALEYTMYEAKIVDNSYALSAEFRF
- a CDS encoding glutathione S-transferase family protein, which produces MLKFYFHQTPNPMKIALFLEETGLDFELVPVDTLKGEQHSPEYRLINPNGKTPAIEDEGQRVFDSNAILLYLSEKTGKLAGQPEDRAELLSWMMFIASGLGPYSGQSVHFRHAAPAGLDYAVNRYLREAQRHYEVLEKHMEGREFFVGNEYTIVDVAAWGWIDKAPVVLGEEGLEPYPNLKRWFDAINARPAALRAREIGKGIEFKTERDEEALRALFPSNFAE
- a CDS encoding mechanosensitive ion channel family protein, whose protein sequence is MPNFLVHIFNTLKQYDLLLALVFILAYWLLKRFISTTVTNLAQVKSVATTRTMFIIRCFNIFSFILLFATYIIVSGIGYGNFTIFISSLVTVFGVAFIAQWSILSNITASFLIFFVFPYRIGDSIIVADGDDIEGKILEIKMFHTLIKHPSGNLITYPNSLLLQKSVTKVLKKNSPRTERPR
- a CDS encoding winged helix-turn-helix domain-containing protein, which codes for MLEKNISFIVDEWQFMPNEGQIQFADSCITIDNRLTKLLEFLCLNPGLTHTRDELIEEVWNGSVLTDQVVTQAVFELRKVLKTHSKRTSSYIVTVPKRGYRFDGEVRVEKVELQKPDLQKTAPQKPALQKTEQLDVNERQSTPETQDLVEREGREEGYVKPSENSPRSRKLHYILAFLAVVIVLQSSYMWFSQSKQSPSQASSAHSLSHYEFRYVVLNVTEEVKAQPELYGIVIKLIEHIGFYSNIRVVKSDEHKKLAAIEFNISTAKSSDGKKTRLLVKYVNRASGGVHLNRRYSTNFARFHETFAAMIDDLLRAMYIDVPEEELQRNISVFPQDKESVKALMSATGVSYSTVDFDMALKHFREARALAPDNAYAISVSYISEVLTVFSTDEENIKPRIKALNEQYSSSLSAILKRGNNPRVCEANAILALSQSEPDKALKILLSIPYNQHTPLTYLLMAKAEEARGNTMGAKELYLQATQNTSSPIALTLAGPLFFDSNLDKLIEQLQGVKLDVDGK